The following coding sequences lie in one Aspergillus luchuensis IFO 4308 DNA, chromosome 8, nearly complete sequence genomic window:
- the SHY1 gene encoding cytochrome oxidase assembly protein SHY1 (BUSCO:EOG09263V60;~COG:C;~EggNog:ENOG410PJEJ;~InterPro:IPR002994;~PFAM:PF02104;~TransMembrane:2 (i90-108o300-319i);~go_component: GO:0016020 - membrane [Evidence IEA]) gives MRSLLSVLSRTGTRTTPLRPASSILRTALNRNGTAAGPDSLCTRCLRRTNNTTQLRFYNNNQFNDDQRWLSVVDAPSQVVRTGRKHGPGLIILALIPIISFALGTWQIQRLEWKTNLIAKFEDRLIKPPLPLPPRIDPSAISEFDYRRVVATGTLRHDQEMLVGPRMREGQDGFFVVTPLEREGGSTVLVNRGWISRKMKEQRDRLRQGEGRALPEGEVVVEGLLREPWKKNMFTPDNVPAEGKFYFPDIEQMAELTGSQPVWIEETMVPDMVEAMDREAKGIPIGRAAEVNLKNNHSQYIFTWYGLSLATSIMLWMIIRKRPNEATRRVRHNRNW, from the exons CCCTACGCCCCGCATCCTCAATTCTGCGCACCGCCCTCAACAGAAAcggaacagcagcaggaccGGACTCCCTCTGCACGCGCTGCCTCCGCCGCACGAACAACACCACCCAGCTTCGCTTCTACAATAACAACCAATTCAACGACGACCAGCGCTGGCTCTCCGTCGTCGACGCCCCCTCGCAAGTCGTCCGCACAGGCCGGAAGCATGGTCCGGGACTAATCATTCTCG CACTAATCCCCATAATTTCCTTCGCCCTCGGAACATGGCAAATCCAACGTCTAGAGTGGAAGACCAACCTAATTGCCAAATTCGAAGACCGACTAATCAAGCCCCCGCTGCCTCTACCCCCGCGGATCGACCCGTCCGCGATCTCCGAGTTCGATTACCGTCGTGTCGTCGCGACGGGCACACTCCGACATGATCAGGAGATGTTGGTGGGTCCGCGCATGCGAGAGGGCCAGGATGGGTTCTTTGTGGTGACGCCGCTGGAGCGCGAGGGTGGGAGTACGGTGTTGGTGAATCGGGGGTGGATTAgtcggaagatgaaggagcagAGGGATAGATTGAGgcaaggggaggggagggcaTTGCCGGAGGGTGAGGTCGTGGTGGAGGGATTGTTAAGGGAAccgtggaagaagaatatgtTTACACCGGATAATGTGCCAGCTGAGGGGAAGTTTTATTTCCCTGATATTGAACAGATGGCGGAGTTGACGGGGAGTCAGCCTGTTTGGATTGAGGAGACTATGG TCCCCGATATGGTCGAGGCGATGGATCGCGAGGCCAAGGGTATCCCTATTGGCCGTGCTGCTGAAGTCAACCTCAAGAACAACCACAGCCAGTATATCTTTACTTG GTACGGCTTGTCGCTGGCAACCTCCATCATGCTGTGGATGATTATCCGCAAGCGTCCCAACGAGGCTACTCGGCGTGTGCGCCATAACCGCAACTGGTAG
- a CDS encoding uncharacterized protein (COG:S;~EggNog:ENOG410PRI1;~InterPro:IPR009072,IPR035425;~PFAM:PF15630,PF15511;~go_function: GO:0046982 - protein heterodimerization activity [Evidence IEA]): MATTPKPRRRSPRVSDGSEALTPVGDTTLTGLQRLPAHTKYPLTPSRFASTTPSANRYTPRNRGAGAPSTPYRVQALQRRAANTPGRDRRRSGRIQRETTFDILRNLGKALAPTTQPIQSSPQEQVESSPEPEPERDEIEDLDNEPEIERPRLSLPLDEVEEVDEEPEMHPPRLSLAFEEEDITVEYPRRAMSEHDRNRLSMMSVGGPRMSEIGAATGLESESEDGDDTGIVHGDDGGEDTVLTQGDFDGGGETEDLGRFNFEFNFPSPPAPGAELDQEEPIHDDEGFELSMDMPMDTGAGSDDADSVSIAAGDFGMELQSPPPAPVALSESQSPGIAGGGLRDEDRYVSGAKQKKLSRHGIPVPNLPVGVVKKLATRFARARNGSKAKISKETLAAIEQASSWYFEQASEDLAAYSKHAGRKTIDESDVATLMRRQRHVNQSTTIFSLAQKHLPKELLQDMRLAMPP, translated from the exons ATGGCGACCACACCCAAGCCGCGTCGCCGGTCACCCCGAGTGTCTGATGGCTCGGAAGCATTGACTCCAGTAGGAGACACCACACTCACAGGG TTGCAACGTCTCCCCGCTCACACAAAATACCCCCTCACTCCCAGCCGATtcgcatccaccaccccctccgcgAACCGATACACCCCGCGAAACAGGGGCGCCGGCGCGCCGTCCACGCCGTATCGAGTGCAGGCGCTGCAACGACGCGCCGCGAACACGCCCGGACGCGATCGTAGACGAAGCGGGCGGATCCAGCGCGAGACGACATTCGATATCCTCCGCAACCTGGGGAAAGCCCTTGCCCCGACCACCCAGCCTATACAATCTTCGCCGCAGGAGCAAGTAGAGTCTTCGCCAGAGCCAGAACCGGAGAGAGATGAAATCGAAGACTTGGATAATGAGCCCGAAATTGAGCGCCCTCGTTTGTCGCTGCCGCTcgatgaggtggaggaggtagaTGAGGAGCCGGAGATGCACCCACCCCGGCTGTCGTTGGcgtttgaggaggaagatattACGGTCGAGTATCCTCGACGGGCTATGAGTGAGCATGATCGGAATAGATTGTCGATGATGAGTGTGGGTGGCCCGCGGATGAGTGAGATTGGGGCGGCGACTGGAttagagagtgagagtgaagATGGGGACGATACGGGGATTGtacatggtgatgatggaggtgaagatACGGTTCTTACGCAAGGGGACTTTGACGGAGG AGGTGAAACGGAAGATCTTGGACGGTTCAACTTCGAGTTTAATTTCCCGTCGCCGCCTGCTCCTGGCGCAGAATTGGACCAAGAGGAGCCCATCCATGACGACGAAGGGTTCGAGCTCTCGATGGACATGCCAATGGACACTGGGGCAGGGTCTGATGATGCCGACAGCGTGTCCATCGCTGCTGGCGACTTCGGCATGGAGCTGCAATCGCCGCCGCCCGCTCCGGTGGCACTAAGTGAGAGCCAGAGTCCAGGTATTGCCGGAGGGGGGCTGCGGGACGAGGACCGCTACGTCTCCGGCGCGAAACAGAAGAAGCTCTCCCGACATGGCATTCCCGTGCCCAACCTTCCCGTCGGAGTCGTGAAGAAGCTGGCCACCCGGTTTGCGCGGGCGCGGAACGGGTCAAAAGCCAAGATCAGCAAGGAGACGCTGGCTGCGATTGAGCAGGCTTCATCGTGGTACTTCGAGCAAGCAAGTGAGGATCTGGCTGCGTATTCCAAGCACGCGGGGCGCAAGACTATCGACGAGAGCGATGTGGCAACCTTGATGCGGCG GCAACGGCATGTTAACCAGTCCACCACGATCTTCTCGCTGGCGCAAAAGCACCTGCCCAAGGAGCTGTTGCAAGATATGAGATTGGCGATGCCACCATGA